One segment of Neoarius graeffei isolate fNeoGra1 chromosome 20, fNeoGra1.pri, whole genome shotgun sequence DNA contains the following:
- the moto gene encoding meiosis-specific coiled-coil domain-containing protein MEIOC → NAAKNKISVDANGAKVPFDLFHSGGPYSCYSTYKFQNDYSEESGRLSAAFDPDFSFCKQLPLPYHSWATQDEHFQLKDCAQSTPKNRNLKDSIDCGSEADLYGLVSTILEEVEPVDSYFSQDRISTGLTTGWSPKSQKENSLQYLNSELKVQSSSGMQHNPEPGIKLHTRPMERDSNQSADMFPHFSGFEAADPSWLFSPCNGESKSESYTPAFLNLPRPPPGLDISHAMRSHFSKSKPVKSEHSNFCSNSGEISEGLETLNDQCCLPNKTNDSYFSSYQDFSGLSGPKVEKNRPLSMQDVSKLAMNFEAFLMGEQEGMYNRESVQSSYMKVQDENTTELKDLPFQRMPAFEGHLASLKREVTREQRCTDFGQESAGYFEPSKPFSPSFNFSTHQSKESNQREARNLQTGIHQYHCYTKPPPKTGVNTDPQGTAKFMSQSVAELVPVLSQQQMQRTVPRILTDFGQSDGRMGRVGMGLENLGKIGGTVDRGEFDLQSKVGRLHTQSATGFIADAQPSLRFGVKPQSPAGFPKEADKKKGLLHNPYQSLGNTYAGQARHNGAKHAPSQMFPCLYQTGVVGQNPCHMFPSRSLLTYGGSVPVVDLSELQSDAEFAALNPYLQEMRGLNLPKGDGPFPGLISNQSNSHYGPLSQLHYYLEKCCEWWRVLEKERKKTEVILIKSFPSKSLSVMNSNAVPKLHLNPSRVDKLIVDQFREQAKVVSLLGKMERLRSFPLHANISSTLDRHLEAIYITQARRKDEFLNSIRQRQGVTNLREDRDILLLASALKDLSRNTRMSCTALWCALQMTLPKKSTRAEDGEEGNGNACSVLAHDRSDEIALENVLTF, encoded by the exons aatgctgcaaaaaataaaatcagtGTGGATGCAAACGGAGCAAAGGTGCCATTTGATCTGTTTCACAGTGGAGGACCATACTCATGCTACTCCACATACAAGTTTCAG AATGATTATAGTGAAGAAAGTGGAAGACTGTCTGCAGCTTTTGACCCAGATTTCTCCTTCTGCAAGCAACTGCCTCTACCCTACCATTCCTGGGCAACACAGGACGAACATTTTCAACTGAAGGATTGTGCtcaaagcacccccaaaaacag GAATCTTAAAGACAGCATTGACTGTGGGAGCGAGGCTGATCTCTATGGATTAGTGTCCACCATCTTGGAAGAGGTTGAGCCAGTGGATTCCTATTTTTCTCAAGA TAGAATATCAACTGGTCTTACGACTGGGTGGTCCCCGAAGTCCCAGAAGGAGAACAGCTTGCAGTATCTTAATTCTGAGCTAAAGGTACAGTCCAGTTCTGGAATGCAGCACAATCCTGAGCCCGGTATCAAACTCCATACTCGTCCCATGGAAAGAGACTCAAATCAAAGTGCTGACATGTTCCCACATTTCAGTGGCTTTGAGGCTGCTGACCCATCCTGGCTCTTTTCTCCCTGCAACGGAGAATCTAAATCTGAATCCTACACCCCGGCTTTCCTAAATTTACCCAGACCACCTCCTGGCCTTGATATCTCGCATGCCATGAGATCCCACTTCTCCAAGAGTAAACCAGTTAAATCAGAGCACAGCAACTTTTGCAGCAACAGTGGTGAGATCTCTGAGGGCCTGGAGACCCTTAATGATCAATGCtgccttccaaacaaaacaaatgaCTCCTACTTCAGCTCATACCAAGATTTCTCTGGCTTGAGTGGACCCAAAGTCGAAAAGAACAGACCATTGTCTATGCAAGATGTCAGCAAACTGGCCATGAACTTTGAGGCTTTTCTTATGGGGGAGCAGGAGGGCATGTATAATCGAGAATCAGTTCAGAGCAGTTACATGAAAGTTCAAGATGAAAACACAACAGAGCTGAAGGATCTGCCTTTCCAAAGGATGCCAGCATTTGAAGGTCATCTTGCAAGTCTTAAGAGAGAAGTCACAAGGGAGCAAAGATGTACTGATTTTGGTCAGGAGTCAGCAGGCTATTTTGAACCTTCTAAACCCTTCTCACCCTCTTTTAACTTTTCAACTCACCAAAGCAAAGAATCCAATCAGAGAGAAGCAAGGAATCTTCAGACCGGCATCCATCAGTATCACTGTTACACCAAGCCTCCACCCAAAACAGGTGTCAACACCGATCCTCAAGGGACGGCAAAATTCATGTCTCAGTCTGTCGCTGAGCTTGTTCCTGTTCTGTCCCAACAACAGATGCAGAGGACCGTACCTAGAATATTGACTGATTTTGGGCAGAGTGATGGCAGGATGGGTCGCGTGGGCATGGGTTTAGAGAACTTGGGGAAGATAGGAGGCACTGTAGACAGAGGAGAATTTGACCTACAATCAAAGGTGGGTAGGTTGCACACACAGTCGGCAACAGGCTTTATAGCAGACGCACAGCCTTCTCTGCGGTTTGGAGTAAAACCTCAATCCCCAGCTGGCTTTCCCAAAGAGGCAGACAAGAAGAAAGGTCTGCTCCACAACCCATATCAGAGTCTAGGCAATACGTATGCAGGCCAGGCCAGACACAATGGAGCCAAACATGCACCATCGCAGATGTTTCCTTGCTTGTACCAAACGGGAGTTGTTGGACAGAACCCATGCCACATGTTCCCTTCGCGATCCCTGCTGACCTACGGTGGCTCCGTGCCTGTAGTGGATCTGAGTGAACTACAGTCCGATGCGGAATTCGCCGCCCTAAACCCCTACCTGCAGGAGATGAGGGGGCTGAACTTACCTAAAGGAGATGGGCCCTTTCCTGGGTTAATCTCCAATCAAAGCAACAGTCATTATGGCCCTCTGAGCCAGCTGCACTATTATCTGGAAAAGTGCTGTGAATGGTGGAGAGTtttggagaaagagagaaagaag ACAGAAGTTATCCTGATAAAGAGCTTCCCAAGCAAGTCTCTATCTGTGATGAACAGTAACGCTGTGCCCAAGCTGCATCTCAACCCCTCCAGAGTGGACAAGCTTATAGTGGACCAGTTTCGAGAACAAGCCAAG GTGGtgagcttgttggggaagatggaGCGCTTGAGAAGTTTTCCTCTCCATGCTAATATCAGCTCGACACTGGACAGGCACCTCGAGGCCATCTACATCACTCAGGCTCGCCGCAAGGATGAGTTCCTCAACAGCATCAGACAGAGACAGGGTGTGACCAACCTCAGAGAGGACAGAG ATATCCTGCTTCTGGCCTCTGCTCTGAAGGACCTGAGCAGGAACACCAGGATGTCGTGCACCGCTCTGTGGTGCGCTCTGCAGATGACTCTGCCCAAAAAAAGCACCCGTGCCGAAGACGGAGAAGAGGGGAACGGGAACGCGTGTTCGGTTTTAGCGCACGACCGTTCTGATGAGATCGCCCTTGAAAATGTGCTGACTTTTTAA